The following are encoded in a window of Drosophila simulans strain w501 chromosome 3L, Prin_Dsim_3.1, whole genome shotgun sequence genomic DNA:
- the LOC6738654 gene encoding uncharacterized protein LOC6738654 has product MNVEKLFTLVNLILGIVFLSSVRGEKEVYMTKIECLNYMPELVKNVSCFLNETHRTGSINAEFILTQDVEDMKGIYILTLKRGSYVTNFTSLHLDYCQMLSSVEKHFIFRMVTKQLRETANFPLQCPLKMNTRYYANGFTINSKYIPSYMPETNFISDAHLRVKDRKAFRLLVKGRFSKRNYIKTE; this is encoded by the exons ATGAACGTCGAAAAGCTTTTTACTTTGGTTAACCTGATTCTGGGGATCGTATTTTTGAGCAGTGTTCGTGGAGAG AAAGAAGTTTATATGACGAAAATTGAATGCCTCAATTATATGCCAGAATTGGTGAAAAACGTAAGCTGCTTTTTAAATGAAACCCACCGCACTGGTTCAATAAATGCAGAGTTCATATTGACCCAAGATGTTGAGGACATGAAGGGCATTTACATTTTGACATTAAAAAGAGGCTCATACGTGACGAATTTTACTTCGTTACATCTAGACTATTGTCAGATGCTGTCAAGtgttgaaaaacattttatatttagaatGGTTACTAAGCAGCTTCGCGAAACCGCCAATTTTCCTCTACAATGTCCGTTGAAAATG AATACGCGGTATTATGCAAATGGATTTACAAtcaattcaaaatatataccCAGCTATATGCCAGAAACGAACTTCATTTCGGACGCCCATTTAAGGGTTAAGGATCGCAAAGCTTTTCGGTTGCTTGTTAAGGGTCGCTTTTccaaaagaaattatattaaaaccGAATAA